A genome region from Chloroflexota bacterium includes the following:
- a CDS encoding DUF503 domain-containing protein: protein MNVGVCKVRLQIPANQSLKGKRRVIASMAQRIRNRFGVAVAEVADNDSWQMATLGIACVSGSVRHADEVLDNVIAYIERSREDVVVLDVEQETISGF from the coding sequence ATGAATGTCGGCGTGTGCAAGGTGCGGTTGCAGATACCTGCGAATCAGAGTCTGAAGGGCAAGCGCAGAGTCATCGCGTCTATGGCGCAGCGCATACGCAATCGGTTCGGCGTCGCGGTCGCGGAGGTGGCGGACAACGACTCGTGGCAGATGGCGACGCTTGGCATCGCCTGCGTCAGCGGTAGCGTGCGCCACGCGGACGAAGTGCTGGACAATGTAATCGCCTACATCGAACGCAGCCGCGAGGATGTCGTAGTACTGGATGTTGAGCAGGAAACCATTTCCGGTTTCTAG
- the hpt gene encoding hypoxanthine phosphoribosyltransferase yields MNSAGNTLITEEAIHLRVNDLGAEIARDYAGGRPVLVGVLNGALVFMADLMRAIDLPIEYYAVAASSYVGTESTGRVEIIKPLDADVNGRDVIVVEDIVDTGTTLDRLLQDLRAAQPASIAVCTLLNKPSRRVVDVSIKYVGFEIPDEFVVGYGLDYNQQYRNLPYVAALAPERDGQAG; encoded by the coding sequence ATGAATAGCGCGGGCAATACGCTGATAACCGAAGAAGCGATACATCTCCGCGTCAACGATCTTGGCGCAGAAATTGCGCGGGATTATGCAGGCGGTCGGCCGGTGCTGGTTGGTGTGCTGAATGGGGCGCTGGTGTTTATGGCCGATTTGATGCGCGCGATTGATTTGCCGATTGAATACTACGCTGTGGCGGCTTCGAGTTACGTCGGCACGGAGAGCACGGGCAGAGTGGAGATTATCAAGCCGTTGGATGCGGATGTCAACGGACGTGATGTGATTGTCGTAGAGGACATTGTGGACACGGGGACTACGCTCGACCGCCTGCTGCAGGATTTACGCGCCGCGCAGCCCGCAAGCATCGCGGTCTGTACGCTGCTGAATAAGCCGTCGCGCCGCGTGGTCGATGTGTCGATCAAGTATGTCGGCTTTGAGATTCCCGACGAGTTCGTGGTCGGGTACGGCTTGGACTACAACCAGCAGTATCGCAATCTGCCGTATGTCGCGGCGCTGGCACCCGAACGGGATGGGCAGGCCGGATAA
- a CDS encoding glutamate synthase subunit beta — protein MGKPTGFKEYGRQGPPQQAVSDRIRHFSEFYYNWGEEQAKEQGARCMNCAVPFCHTGCPLGNLIPDFNDLVYRGKWQEALAELHATNNFPEFTGRICPAPCEAACVLNINQDPVTIEYIEKAIADRGWQEGWIVPESPSQRTGKKVAVVGSGPAGLAAAQQINRCGHWVTVFERDDYIGGLLRLGIPDFKLEKTVVQRRVDQMTAEGIIFKCGVNVGVDISGEELTREFDAVVLTGGCTIPRDLPVPGRELDGVHFAMDFLTQQNRLNAGEHIPDDERISAEGKRVVILGGGDTGSDCLGTSHRQGAEIVYQCELLSEPPIERGENNPWPQWPMILRTSSSQEEGGVRDYDVLTTHFSGSNGNVEKLHAVRVNWGPPDASGRPSMERIEGSEFVIDTDLVLLAMGFVSPQREGIVEQLGVALDGRGNVQTDTNKMTSVDGVFAAGDMARGQSLVVWALAEGREAARGVDQYLMGTTNLRPVLAGAMERA, from the coding sequence ATGGGAAAGCCAACGGGTTTCAAGGAATACGGACGGCAGGGACCGCCGCAGCAGGCTGTTAGCGACCGAATCCGGCATTTCAGCGAGTTCTACTACAATTGGGGCGAAGAGCAGGCTAAAGAGCAGGGCGCAAGGTGCATGAACTGCGCCGTTCCGTTCTGCCATACGGGTTGTCCGCTGGGAAACCTGATACCAGACTTTAACGATCTCGTGTATCGAGGCAAGTGGCAGGAGGCTCTGGCTGAGCTTCACGCCACGAACAACTTCCCCGAGTTCACCGGCAGAATATGTCCCGCGCCGTGCGAAGCCGCTTGCGTGCTGAACATCAACCAAGACCCGGTTACCATCGAGTACATCGAAAAGGCGATCGCGGACAGAGGCTGGCAAGAAGGCTGGATAGTCCCTGAATCGCCGTCGCAGCGCACGGGCAAGAAGGTCGCCGTGGTCGGTTCGGGTCCAGCAGGGCTTGCCGCCGCGCAGCAGATCAATCGTTGCGGACACTGGGTTACCGTGTTCGAGCGCGACGACTACATTGGCGGACTGCTGCGGCTCGGCATCCCGGACTTCAAGCTGGAAAAGACCGTCGTGCAGCGGCGCGTCGATCAGATGACGGCAGAGGGTATTATCTTCAAGTGCGGAGTCAATGTGGGCGTTGACATTTCCGGCGAAGAGCTGACGCGCGAGTTCGACGCGGTCGTGCTGACCGGCGGCTGCACCATCCCGCGAGACCTGCCTGTTCCCGGCCGCGAGCTGGATGGCGTGCATTTCGCGATGGATTTCCTGACGCAGCAGAATCGTTTGAACGCCGGCGAGCATATTCCTGACGATGAGCGTATCAGTGCCGAGGGCAAGCGCGTGGTAATACTGGGCGGAGGCGATACCGGCTCCGACTGCCTAGGCACATCGCACCGGCAGGGCGCTGAAATTGTCTATCAGTGCGAGCTGCTGTCCGAGCCGCCGATCGAGCGCGGTGAGAACAACCCCTGGCCTCAGTGGCCTATGATCCTGCGCACATCGTCTTCGCAGGAAGAGGGCGGTGTGCGCGACTATGATGTGCTGACGACGCACTTCTCCGGCAGCAACGGCAACGTGGAGAAGCTGCACGCCGTTCGCGTCAACTGGGGCCCGCCCGACGCATCCGGCCGCCCGAGCATGGAGCGAATAGAGGGCAGCGAGTTCGTGATAGACACCGACCTCGTGCTGCTGGCGATGGGCTTCGTGAGTCCACAGCGCGAAGGCATCGTGGAGCAGCTGGGCGTCGCGCTAGACGGCCGCGGCAATGTGCAGACCGACACGAACAAGATGACCAGCGTAGATGGCGTGTTCGCAGCTGGCGATATGGCGCGCGGGCAGTCGCTGGTAGTCTGGGCGCTCGCCGAGGGCAGAGAAGCGGCGCGCGGCGTTGACCAATACCTGATGGGCACCACCAACCTGCGCCCCGTCCTAGCCGGCGCAATGGAACGCGCGTAA